CCAGTTTGGTTGCATCACCTGAAAACTTCTGGCAGTGAGAGCTTTCCGGCCTTGAGACGAGCCATCTTGTCACCAACGGATCCCTcataaaatttcatgataatgCATATCTGCAGACATACAGAGAGCGTTATTCTTAGCAAAGGGTAGCTACCTTTATAAGACAGTTTCTACTTTATAAAAACCACATAACTCACTTTTCCATTTAAAATAGAAACTCCATGCAACCAACAAACACCTTCGGTCCCTCGACATTTGGTGAAAAGATCCTTAAATTTATCTAACACAGCTCTTGCATGATCCTCCTTGATAGGATGTAACATCTTGACAGCCACTTCATGGTACTCTTCATAATCATCACTTGACTGATGATGAGTTGCCAACCAAACATCACCAAACAAGCCCCTTCCAATTCTATGCCTAAGTTTCATAGTGGCAGGGTCAATCCACAGGGTTGATTGGTTTGACGTGGCCACCACGGTCCTCAGGTGGTCGGGATCGCCTTCAAATAACTCATACTCAAAAGCAGGAGGTTCGCCAGTGGGCGGATTAGCAGCTACGACTTTTTCAGCCATCCCTCCTTCTGCAACAACatagaaaaattatcaataaacATCATTGAAAAAACGattaacaaggaaaaaaagattcaaCTCCACAGGTTATTCTCCCCGACATGACTAAGCATGACGATCAGCTTAGACTACCCAGCAAacctatttgagaaaacaaagatAAAGCTCTACATAAAGATCAAATTCCACTGGTGACTGAACGATCACCACTTTAATGTTGTACAAAAGCACAAAATGTTTACAAAGACAGCCCATACTCCGAAAGAACTTAGACAGATCCGAATTGCAGTCAACTGAGGTTACAGATACTACAAATCATATCAACAAGTTCGAAACAGTAACAAAATCAAGTATGAACCAGCACAGAAACCACCATCTAAACAACAGCtgggaaaaaaatcaccaaatttgCAGTTcaagaaatcaatcaaacaaaaaacACTCAATACTACGAGAACTTCTATTTCTGTGACTCTGTCTGGGGagcttttttcccttttcctcgaATCTTTCGAAACATTCAAACACAACTCGAGCCCAAAACCATCGCCACTCCACCACTTCGAATAGAAACGacagaaaagggaaaacgaaCTCAACTGGGTCTCCACGGGACTCAACGGGAGAGACGGAATAACGCGCTGTTCCCACAAAAGTTTCGATTTTGAGCAATCAGATCAGAAGCCGAAGAAAGGGGCGATTTCTCGACAGAATACGAAGCGCCGGACCAAATTTCCAAAAAGCGAAAGTACGAGGCACAGGACTAGTTGCCTTTACAGAGAAAAAAGCAACGCTGACATAGAAACCCAGGAGCTTATGATACGTAATTAGAAGGTACCTCGGAGAAGAAAGCACCGGTTTGAATACCGCGAAGGATCTCTACCTGGAGTTCGGGCAGATACTCTTCCTTGTTCGATTTTTCGGAGCTGAAAACTGACGAGACTGTACCGTAGCTacgagaagggagagagagagagagagagaggtgtgatTTAATGGTGAGAAAagaggttgttttttttttttttttttgggtgaaatgaaaaaatggaggaaatcaCGATTAAtcggcaaataaaaaaaaatttgcaatcaCGTCAtgatatttcttttgctttcttgaaaaattcagttttgaagataggcaaaaagaaatacCCGTATTTTTAATTTCCCCGAAATTTATTTCGCGGTTTTAGAATCGGAGTCACGAGTTCCGTGGCCTTCCTAATtgagaaaagagaaatcgaggAAATGTACCGCGACAGCGACTTTTATCTTCCGCTTTTGTCTTGTATTTGTtcttgaattgacaaatttttataatttttttttcgaacacATTAATAGGGATGTGTAAAATTAGGCGCATATCTTTAGAAATATTGAGAATAACGGTTGATATTTACATTTATCCTATGATCAGACAAAATtgcagaaaatttttttttttcgaaagggTGTCTCTTATATTTAGATAGAATATATTGCTCAAAATATAGGAAAGAAGAAGTTGACTTTTAATgctttttttaggtttttttttttatcttgtaaaACTCAGAAAAATTGGCCCTCATAGAATGATGCACACGCTATTGGCTTAGTTCAAAGTCGGAGGATCGGACTCGACTGCCGTCGAAACTCCGAGGCTAGTCTCGTCGCCCGTTTCGCCACCgagacaagttaaaaaaaataaaataaaggacaTTCGTTATCTTGGCCATGCCGAGCGAAGGTCGCATCATTTAGAGTAGATGGTCGTATAATCACGCCTCGGGATCTATTTTATAACGGAGTTGACTCTCACGTCCGGCCTTGTTCCTCAATCAAACCGATCGCAATCGGGCTCGCCGAACATTGCCTCTCAACCGTCTCTACTCGCGGCTTGATTTCCTCCGCTTCGTGCAAAGGAACTTTAACCACGTTTCGTGATGGATCCTCAGTCCTTCAAAAGTTGGAATGATGCGTTGACTTCTTCGTTCGTTTGTTTTtgctgtctctgtctctctcgctctctctctctcgtgttgcTGAAGTTGGAAGAAGAAGCCAACGGGAGGAAGGAAGCGAAATCGGGCACGATTACGTTTTGGCGCAAtcaacgggagagagagagagagagagagagagagagagatggagggagATTTGTCTCGCAAGAATTTGACTCACTACGAGTTGAAGATTGCTTCGCACCCTTCACCCTTTTGACTTGTATTATTAATAGGACGTATAATGCAAGAATGAGCACGAACGTGGTTTGAATTCTCATACGTAGAGATTGGATTTTCGTTTTCGCTATCTCTTTCTTGAGCGGGCTTGGTATACCGGTTGAAATCGTACTTCTAATCCTAGGATATCGTTCGGAAGGGGAAAATTAATGGAAAAGTTCGTAAACCTATAGTATTAGTGTcgattcggtcataaaccttttaatgagaTCAATTTAGAACAAAACCTtcatatttatgccaattgagtccattcagcTAATTTAGGTCGGAATTTTGTTGCCTTTCTCCGGGTCTCGTGGAAAGTACATACCATCGTCGTCGCACTAACACCGTAGGTTTCATGGAATTTGTCACATTTAGAATGTGTGAATGGTCAGTATGTCTATAGCTACTGATGCAATCTATAATTAGGCTCGCCAATGGaattttggtttaaaaaaaaaattggaatgttGGTCCAACCCCTATTTCTTGTTCTTAGGCTTGATGGAAAACATTTGAATTAAACGGGCGTTCTCTTTGGAATTAATGAATTATAATAGCTCCATAATTCACACAACAAGTAaacacaaaatttattttcaaatgcagcttttcttccttcttttttttactcaaTTTTGTGGGCTATGTCATTCGGCTCTAATGTTTTCGAttgtaatttctttttcgacacaacgaagaaagaaaatgaaaagaaaaagaatattaaatacCCTCGTCATGTCAACTCCAATATCACttttcattctctattttcaaaattattgcttcggatccttaaaaaaaaaaaaatctggcaaGTAAAATGACCAGGTTGTCCTacctttaattgaaaaaaaccCATCGCCCTTGCTCTCTACTTATCCAACACAAACCCTAGCCTCCAAATTTCCAAACCCAACACAAGCCCCAACCCCGGGGCCTCCTCCAACATCACCACCTGCCATGGTCGCATGCTGCCGTGCCTGTCGCCGTTGCCGCCGTTCTCGTCCCAAAAGAAGCCTTCACTACATTGGATTCGATTTCTTTAAAGCGTTCCTATTACAATTCATTCCGTTGGTGAATTTCATACATGTTCGATCATACACTCCGGTCCAGTTGATATAACACGATTTTGAGATGTTCTCTACGAGAAAAAGTTTTGTCCAGTTGATATAACACGATTTTGAGATGTTCTCTACGAGAAAAAGTTTTACATTTTGCACCTTATTGTTGGAATTGAAAATACTTATATGTCTAAATTGCAAGTACTTTTTTGAACGTCAACGCAACTTATTATGAATTTATAGAATTCTTCAACTATAGCATATAAGGACACCACAAgtacaagtgccataattttcatatGGTGCTCACTTAAATATTATAGCTTTTGAATTTTCGGCCTCCTGCCAaccctaatttaaaaaaaagaaaagaaaagaaaaaaagaccgacaaaaataataaaataaatagataaaataattaaaaaattcaaaaaaatattaaattttattaaaattttgataatCAAGGGGATTATTAGGTCAAAGTGATCAAGTTCGGGGACATTGGAGATTTAAGTCATGAGGAATTTCGAAAAAACATGCTTCATTTCATAAGCTCGTGGGGTAGTTTGATAGATTCAACACGCTcttccatttccatttcttcttcagACTCGAACCTTTTCTTGATACTAAACATGCCGTGATCAAAGGTAGGTTGGTGGATGGAGGACTAGTTATAACATCTTGGCGCCAAATCTTTAGAGCCACTTAAACTTCAACAAATAATAAGCTTGCGAATATCGACTAAGGATTGGATCACAACTATTTGGAATAGAATTGCTGCTCCGGAAATATTTATGgagtaaaaatttatttggtaatgcaatttctagagcagaaatctgtttggctACGTAATtgtatttttctacttctgaaatatttttttctttcaaaagtaattttagaGGCACTTgaaaaagtgaatttttttttatttctctctagaaatagaaaaataaacttttgactagaaattaatttctaaagcagaagtgttgccatacgAGCCATTAATCTAACTTGTGCCGTTCCAACATGCCCTTGATCCCTTCCCCCGACTTATTATGACTTCTAGTTGGCAAATCAAGTCGAGTACAAAGACTAAGCAACAGATCAAAACGGCCTGATTAAGGACGTAAAGTCGGCCGGCCGAGGATGATGGAGTGGCTAACCGAGTAATGAACAGGCTCGGGGCAGACCGAGCCCTGAGAACGAATGGCTTGCCAAGCTAGGCCCGCCCTTTTCGTCCTTCGAGCCCGACCGCCCCCGACCCTCGACCCGGTCCAATGCTCGAGCCTAGCATGGTCCCAATCGCGGGCCAAGTAAAGATTCATCAATGGACAAGCTATGGCATTGCACTAACCGGAAGTCACATTACCACTTACAAAGTATCTCTTTACACAGATAATATAAGGATTAattcaagaattccaaacattCTTGCATCCAAATCCAATCCCAATTCTCAAAAGCCTTTtcctttcatcttcttctcaaaGATGCAGTGAAGAATCTCGGCATGGATTGATTTTAACTACAAAGCGTGGGGGGAAAAGCAGGGGatggttaaaaatcattggacGGGGAGgaccttgttgacgatgtcttGGCTGAGGACGGCGATCTGGGAGTCGAGGGCCTTGATGGTCTCCTCCTTCTGGCTCTCCAGGCTGACCAGCGCCTCCTCCAGCTCCGCCTCCACCTTGCGCCGCCCCTCCCGCAGCTTCTGCTCCACCTCCGCCTGCGTCTCCTTCTTCATCTTGCTGAGCGCCGCCGATATCTCCGCCCTCGCCGCCCGCATCACCGCCGCCGCCTGCTCCTCCAGCTGCTTCACCTCCGCCGACGTGTCCTTCACGCTGCTCAGCTTCTCCTTGATCGCCGCGTCCCGCTCGTCCATGAATTTCCCCATGGGCGTGAAGTAGATCTTGTCCAGCGCGAACATCAGCAGCAGGAACTCCCCCGCGATGATGGGCAGCGTCAGGTTGAAGTCGAACAGCGCCGCCTTCTCGAACTCCTCCGCCAGCGCCGGCAGCGGCTGGGCCAGGAGGAGAGCGGAGGGCGCCGCCGCCGCGGCGAGGAGGGGGAGTGATTTCAGGGAGAGGGAGGCGAGGGGCTTCGGGAGCCTGAGCTGGGGGAGCGATGGGGGTTGCTTGGGTTTTGCGGCGGAGAGGGGAGGTGGGATTTGGGTCTTGCAGGAGGATGGGGAGGCCACGATCATCTTGGCCATGGCTGCGATCTTGAGGTCGACGACGGCGGCgagactttctctctctagcgaCGGGTCTTGCTGATTGCgttttggagagagagaaagtgggagGGAGAGGTGATAAAAAGGGGAGAGACTAAGCgagtgaggaggaagaagaggacgaGAGGATGCAGACTTCTGGAGGAGCGCTATCTCTTCCTTCGCCACACAAATTGATGAGGTTCTAAATTTCTGCTTCGCACGTGCCTTGCGCACGTGGGATCCGATGGGAATGTTCCACACTTGGTTCTTAACATCATCACTGACTTACTCGTAAGTGTTCCTCCATTTTAAGGTGAGATTTCATAACCGCCACTCGATCTTCCGCTCCACAGGTTGATAGATTTCAGATCACACTTTGGAAATTCATCTATGGAGAAGAGGGGAAGAAATGAAAAGGTCTGAGTAGGAGATTCCGTTACACGAAGGGCTCGGGATAACAAGGCGGAAAAAGGAGAATCAATAATCACTCCGGACAGTACATCGCCTCATGTCGGAATCGATCAGTAACCATCTAATACTGACATCGTGTACCGAGTGATTACAAGCTCAATGCCAGGGCCAGCTTGTGCAAACAGACAGGCTCGAGTTTCGACGACCAATGTACTCCGTGCTCTCCGACCGGCTCTGCAGGAGGAGTTCTTCAATCTCTCCATAGATCCTTCCGACTATATGGTGTCCTAGCACAGAACACCAGTAACGCCCTTACTCTGTTCCAAAAGGCGTCGACACACTTTGAGCGAGTGACCTTGCCTACGCTGCTTCTATCTTCTATCATGGCCAATCTAGAATAGGGGAACCACCCCTGCAGGAAATTTGCCGATGGGGAATTAATGTCCTCGCTGAAATCCTCTCCTCTTTGGTCACGCGGGAGATTCCCGTTCTCGATATCTCCTTCTTCGGTTTCTTCTCCCTTTTCGGAGCTGTTTGATCTCGAAAAGGATCTACAAATCACACCATTAAGATGAGTCAAACGTCAACATAATAAATAGATGGAACCAAATAATGAATACACGATCAATCTTCAAGCTTAGATTATGGACCCATTACATGGAATGCAGCACAATTCGAGCACTTTTCGGCTCCCTCATGTTTAACAAAGCCCCGAAAATTGTAGAAGTGTGTTTGAGGGCAGGATTAAGAAGTTAATCGCTGACATGTCATATGATGAGCCATGTCATGGGCATTTGCTGTCTAACAGAGGTACAATTTCAGTGACCACTGATTTAGTGGGCTTAGAACTAGTGCATAAGCAGAATACTTCTGTGAGTTTCATAGAAGCATGATTACACCTGATAGAGGATATGGAAAACacctaaaaagaaatgaagaaaatctCACCTCCTGGATTTTCTGGGAGCAGCAAGCCAGACACTAGATTTCTTCTTAGTTAAGCTTGGGAAACTTGAGACATGCCGGATGAAATGAAGCTACATAGTAGGAGGGAATAATTAGCATGGAGTACATtcgataaagaaattaatgcTTGTTTTAGAGCAACATAAAAATGCAGTTACCATCTTCAGATACTTGTGCAGAAATGGAATAGTGAGAACGTTAACATTGTTCAAGAACGGCATTAAGAAACCGGGGCTAACTAAACTACCGACACCGACCTACTGATGCTGCCAAGAACATGTCTACACACAACAGTCCATCAGTCATGAAATTTCTGATAAGCACGTTTCGTGCAACTCGATGCAGATATCTATAGTATCTGAAGGAAGCCATAGCATACCTCATCACCATCCTTAATGCCGTAGTCAATTATATAATCAGTCTCTGTAACTAGCTTCTGACCATCGTAGCATAAGCAAAATTGCCCCCACACATGCCGCCTATATGAAACAGATGCAACAGAAATAGTTATTTATGTTAATTGTGGCCTttctgaatattatctagaaataaaGTACAATCAAAGGGGAAAATGTGAACTACATTCACTTTTGGCCTTCAAAGAAACATGACAAGAGAAAAGGCAGATGACTATTGCATCTTCAGGAGAGGTTTTATCAGAAAATGCTATAGCAGAGCTGCTGCCAAAATCCGCAAGAGTTTTGGGAATAGATGCAGCAGTAAGGAGAAAACGATGCTGCTAACGATTATCATAACAAATCAACCGCTGCTTTTAGCTGTGAGAGGCCTAACTCTTTTGGTTCTTGTACTGTAGAGAAGAATCATACCATGATATCTTGCCCGGTCCCTTCTTCGGCATGAAACTGAAAACATGTTCCACTGCCTCCTTGAGCTCCAACACCGTCGCCATTTTCATGACTTCGATATCTGTGGACCAAAATTAAGCAGGGACTTTGAACTCCTCAAACATCAAATTGACCAATCTTTATCTACAACCAGTATGAacagctctctctttctccttgcCTTATTTTCGACATCACATAAACACAAATATGGTATAGCAAGTATCAACTGCAACTCATTTCCTCTTTGTTCTACTATACTGAAGTTATTCGTTGTTCATACAACTGGTTAATTTCATGGGAATTTCTCAGCAGGCAAACAAAGTGAAAAGTCAACAGCGGGACATTAAAGGGTAAATATAGCATCGATGTCCTCAGTAACTCCAATACGAAGGTCAATTTGGTTGATTACAATACCATTGACAACTCAAATATCTTCAAATCCTCCCACATTTCAAGCGATCTTCAGGACAAGAAAGGGACAATGTGAGTAATGTCAGAGAAGTTGCACAGCAAGAGAAAAGCTGGACCTGCATTTCTCTCAATTTCAAAACATTAATGTTCTCAAATGAAATTCGCCGACATTCTTAGAACCATATGAAGTAAAAATGAGGCGATGGCGAGAAACCTAAGAACAGAGCAAGTAAACTCAACATTCATGTTCCAAACGCGCCTAGCGCCTAACTCAGCGATCGCAGCTCAAATCGCTTCAAATCCCTCGCACGAACTCCACTGAAACGCACATTGCATGGCTTTCTAATAGCTGGACCTTTTCGAGCTGATTCTACAGACGGAGAATGAACAAGccggaaaagagagagattaccgAAGCGAGAGCCGTCCAATTTGAGGACAGAGAGCTTGAGAGGCTCCTGAGGGAGCTGACTGTACGAGAAGCTCTTCCTGGAGATCCCGCCGACCACCGTCAGCGGCGAGAAAGGCAACGATACGGACGAGCGGCGCTTGCACACCATCCTCCCCCGGAGGGAGCCGTCGGCATTGTCGCCGTCccaatcgtcgtcgtcgtcgtaaACCCTGACCATGATCTCGCTGCGAGACATGACGGAACCCGAGACGACAAAAAGAGAAGCTCCCAAAGCGACTCCGAAATCCGGCGACGGACTTGGGACGATCGGGTCGCTCGCGAGCGTCGTCACGATCAACCCATGTGAGGTTCGGGAAGAGGGGGATTTTTATACGGATCGGAGGGATTCTTTGGAGAGAAGGACACGCATTGTTGCGCGCGACGAGGCCGCTAGGGTTCGCGCTTCTCGACCTTTTGAGCGACGTTGGTTTGCGAATTCGAAGCTTGTTGGCTATGGAGGAAGCTTGTGTCGGAGGATAttcgaaagagagagaagagagagagagggagaaatttgcattcttttctctctctcctcttcctcctcctcctcctcctctgtttGAAGGTTGTTGGTCTGGTTTGTATTTTGGAGGGGGGACAGTTAACTTCAACTTTTGGGCCTTGGGCCTGATTTGTTCAGTGCACGGTTTTTGGGCCTTGGGCCTTGAGTGGCAATAAAAAGGGTGGGCCTTGGGCCTCATTTGTTCAGTACCATTGGTTTTGGGCCTTGGGCCTTGAGGGACAGATAAAAAGGGTGCGCTAGGGAAAGTTTTTGCTCCAATGTTTTTGCATGGCTATGAAATGTAATATATATTGTGTTTGGTCGTTCGGATTTGGGttcaaataaaataatgaattattatGTCTAGTATTTGGCGACGTTCTCTATACCGGATACATATCTGGAGAAGAAATGCGGGACAAATGTGGAATTAACCCAAATTGGATActtctcttttaaaaaaaatgcattaatACACCTTGTTATCTTCTAACAATGGAGTGATGGAATAACGTGTTCGGATATTGCTTCGCCGGCCACCGTGCGAGGGCCACCACTACGAAAACCCGATTGTTTTCACTTCAGACAACGGCGAGATCGCCATCACCTTCGACCACCACCGATTGTCATAGCCGACCAGCCAATCGTGTTCCGTCGACTGAGGGTGAAAAGGAGAAATTATGCGTCACATAGATATCACCATCGAATGACAGGAAATCTCCTCACGAGTGCGCCAGATCTGTCCAGGTCGCCGTGCACAACAGAGGCCTGTCTGCCCTTGTCAATAGCTGCCCCCAATACCATCCACTGGTGGATCTCCATGCACCTCCTCTCCGCCCCTCACTACCCTCACGTTGTCGGCTTCGACGTCAAGGGACGCCGGAGCTCCGCGCGCGGTGTCCGCCACCTCGTTCCTGCCCTTCACCTCTGCATCGACCGCTAATGCTTCGTCTACCGCATTGGCGGCGCTCCTGTCTCCCCAGGTCGCTCCAGAGGCCCTCAACAACCCGAGGCTCGTTTTGCGTTCGAATCGCCTTCGACGGGGTGAAGTTGAGCGAGGACTACGGCTTGGAGGTGGAGATTGTGGTTTGATATGGTGAAGCCGGTGGTGAAGGGGACGAACGGAAGGGAGCTGAAGAGAGCGGGCTTGAGGACACTGGTGAGGGAGCTCAACGGGGCAAGATCTGGAGATCCCTCCAAGTAGGATTTTCAAATATTTAGTCATAGTATTTGGTAGACATTATTTCCGTTAGACtaaatgttttgttttttttgtcaagcAATCTAAATATAAAAGGAAAGTGGTCGGGAATCATAAAATAGCGGAAGCAAACCTAGGGAACGCAATCGGCAACGGCGATGACCGAGCCGTCGGAAAGGGCCAGGCTAGACGACACCAATGGTCGTGTGACCTCGGCGACAATCGGCGAGCCTCGCATGACCCGTCGACGACTTTTGACCCATCCAAATCCTGCTTCGACCCTCAGATCTTGTCTAACAGGCCTGTGACCTTTGACCCTCGATCCTTGGCAACAGTCGATTACGCAATTCGTTCAGGGAGAGAGACGGTTTATAGCAGAGAGAGGGCAAAATAGAATACAGAAAATATTAATGAGGGCAAACTTGGAAAACAAAAGTATTCATCaactccgacccaaaaaaaattgaacttttgaaaTAGGAGCCTTTGGAAGCCCAACATCTCTTGGAAAAATTAAGTCAAAGATTCAATCTAAATCCCCCAAAGTTATTAGTGGTCAATCACATGATGGAATTACGTATATGCCCTCACTTGCTCGACTTCAAATCTAAGTATTTACTATTTTATAAGAAGGGGAGTGGCCTTATTCGGAATTAATTAATAACTCTCGACGTAAGAGTTTTAAGCCATCAAAAGATGAGAATAAACGTACGTATTCAATCTCGAGCAATTTTTCGCAATCTTTTAAGAAACAAAGATCCTATAGTTATTAGTGGCGGGTCGAATTGGACCCTGACACCATGCTAAAAATTgcaactcaaaagcttaacaAGTGGCGGACCCTGATTATTCTGAGGGGACCGGATCAAATCGTAGAGAACAGTACGACATATTAACAAACACGAGAGGGCGAGATATGCCGACTTCGCACGAAACATCTTAgattacgagacaaaaaaactATACTAAAATTGCATCGACCGCCAAGCGTCACGAGGCGGCACCTACTGCTAGCCCTTTCGGAGTCGGTCATCGAGCTCGATAAAACTATTAGACAgcgtaaaaaaatttatttgagcATGTGACGTCC
This genomic interval from Rhodamnia argentea isolate NSW1041297 chromosome 4, ASM2092103v1, whole genome shotgun sequence contains the following:
- the LOC115753717 gene encoding ATP synthase subunit b', chloroplastic, encoding MAKMIVASPSSCKTQIPPPLSAAKPKQPPSLPQLRLPKPLASLSLKSLPLLAAAAAPSALLLAQPLPALAEEFEKAALFDFNLTLPIIAGEFLLLMFALDKIYFTPMGKFMDERDAAIKEKLSSVKDTSAEVKQLEEQAAAVMRAARAEISAALSKMKKETQAEVEQKLREGRRKVEAELEEALVSLESQKEETIKALDSQIAVLSQDIVNKVLPVQ
- the LOC115753716 gene encoding uncharacterized protein LOC115753716, which codes for MSRSEIMVRVYDDDDDWDGDNADGSLRGRMVCKRRSSVSLPFSPLTVVGGISRKSFSYSQLPQEPLKLSVLKLDGSRFDIEVMKMATVLELKEAVEHVFSFMPKKGPGKISWRHVWGQFCLCYDGQKLVTETDYIIDYGIKDGDELHFIRHVSSFPSLTKKKSSVWLAAPRKSRRSFSRSNSSEKGEETEEGDIENGNLPRDQRGEDFSEDINSPSANFLQGWFPYSRLAMIEDRSSVGKVTRSKCVDAFWNRVRALLVFCARTPYSRKDLWRD